In Carya illinoinensis cultivar Pawnee chromosome 10, C.illinoinensisPawnee_v1, whole genome shotgun sequence, one DNA window encodes the following:
- the LOC122278638 gene encoding protein FAR1-RELATED SEQUENCE 5-like → MPMFPRFRNSVACSRALKPISEPDLNAAEKTHLKTHFKAAPSRCRRFSSIGSSCRSSASIVEYDVGYPTSVMTTGSAANKRDDIEDLSPETDIPCTSAEVEESGKDRADGMETTTDVVAKTAQLDDGVGGDTIEEPKSKMGFNSFEEVMTYYKQYAKNIGFGVMTRRTEKGDDGTVRYATLGCARGGKTRNRTLNVARPRPTGKTECKAKINVLKVDGKYELTTVNNIHNHGLSPKKARFFRCNREVSESVKRVLDTNDLAGIRMNKSFGSLVVGAGGFENLPFLEKDCRNYIDKARHLRLGAGGAGALQEYFLRMQYKNPGFFASMDLDDDGRLKNVFWADPRSRAAYEDFGDVVTFDTTYLTNRYGMPFAPFVGVNHHGQSILLGAGLISSEDTATFVWLFKT, encoded by the exons ATGCCGATGTTCCCACGGTTTCGCAACTCGGTTGCATGTAGTAGAGCTCTGAAACCCATTTCAGAACCGGACCTCAACGCTGCAGAAAAAACCCATTTGAAGACCCATTTCAAAGCCGCACCTTCACGCTGCAGAAGGTTTTCGTCCATTGGTTCAAGCTGCAGAAGCTCAGCGTCCATTGTTGAG TACGATGTTGGTTACCCAACTTCTGTTATGACTACTGGATCCGCCGCAAACAAAAGAGATGATATAGAAGACTTGTCTCCCGAAACTGATATCCCATGTACCTCCGCTGAAGTTGAAGAAAGCGGAAAAGATAGAGCTGATGGTATGGAAACCACCACGGATGTCGTTGCCAAGACAGCTCAGTTAGATGATGGAGTTGGTGGTGACACGATTGAGGAGCCCAAGTCGAAGATGGGGTTTAATTCTTTTGAAGAGGTAATGACTTATTACAAGCAGTATGCTAAGAATATTGGGTTTGGAGTGATGACAAGAAGGACTGAGAAGGGAGATGATGGGACTGTCAGATATGCCACCCTCGGGTGTGCCCGTGGTGGGAAAACCCGTAATAGGACGTTGAATGTTGCCAGACCACGTCCGACTGGGAAAACGGAGTGTAAGGCGAAGATTAATGTCTTAAAAGTTGACGGAAAGTATGAGTTGACAACAGTTAATAACATTCATAACCACGGCCTTAGTCCAAAAAAAGCCcgcttctttcgatgtaatagagaagtgTCTGAATCCGTAAAAAGAGTGTTAGATACAAATGATTTGGCTGGTATCCGAATGAATAAGAGCTTCGGATCTCTTGTCGTTGGCGCGGGAGGTTTCGAAAACCTCCCGtttttggaaaaggattgtCGGAATTACATCGATAAGGCCCGACATTTACGACTTGGCGCTGGTGGTGCTGGAGCACTTCAGGAATATTTTTTGCGGATGCAATACAAGAATCCTGGGTTCTTTGCGTCCATGGATTTAGATGATGACGGGAGGTTAAAGAATGTCTTTTGGGCAGACCCCCGTAGTAGGGCAGCCTATGAAGATTTCGGTGATGTGGTtacattcgacaccacatatCTGACGAATAGATATGGGATGCCATTCGCACCATTTGTAGGTGTAAACCACCACGGCCAGTCAATTCTTTTGGGAGCTGGATTGATATCCAGTGAGGATACGGCAACGTTTGTATGGTTATTCAAGACTTAG